A single region of the Oncorhynchus kisutch isolate 150728-3 linkage group LG30, Okis_V2, whole genome shotgun sequence genome encodes:
- the LOC109875094 gene encoding aquaporin FA-CHIP, with translation MREFKSKTFWRAVLAELVGMTMFIFLSISAAIGNSNNTAPDQEVKVSLTFGLAIATLAQSLGHISGAHLNPAVTLGMLASCQISVFKGMMYIVAQMLGSTLASAIVYGTRPEANTALGVNALNGVSASQGVGIELLATFQLVLCVIAVTDKRRRDITGSAPLAIGLSVALGHLAAISYTGCGINPARSFGPALIMNDYTNHWVYWVGPMSGGVAAALVYDFLLYPKSEDFPERMKVLVSGPVGDYNVNGEETAAVEMSSTK, from the exons ATGAGAGAGTTCAAGAGCAAGACATTCTGGAGGGCTGTACTAGCCGAGCTTGTTGGGATGACCATGTTCATATTTCTCAGCATCTCAGCTGCTATTGGGAACTCAAACAACACCGCTCCTGACCAGGAGGTGAAGGTTTCTCTGACCTTTGGTCTGGCCATCGCCACGCTGGCCCAGAGTTTGGGCCACATCAGTGGAGCCCACCTGAACCCAGCTGTGACACTGGGCATGCTGGCCAGCTGCCAGATCAGCGTGTTCAAGGGGATGATGTACATAGTGGCTCAGATGCTGGGCTCTACTCTGGCCAGTGCTATTGTCTATGGAACCCGGCCAGAGGCAAATACTGCACTGGGGGTCAATGCT CTAAATGGTGTCAGTGCCAGCCAAGGCGTTGGCATCGAGCTCCTGGCTACCTTCCAGCTGGTCCTGTGTGTCATAGCAGTAACTGATAAAAGGCGGCGTGATATCACCGGCTCTGCCCCCCTGGCCATCGGGCTCTCTGTCGCTCTGGGACACTTGGCAGCC ATCAGCTACACAGGCTGTGGTATCAACCCGGCCCGATCCTTTGGACCAGCTTTGATCATGAATGATTATACAAATCACTGG GTGTACTGGGTGGGGCCAATGAGTGGAGGTGTGGCAGCTGCTCTGGTCTATGACTTCCTCCTGTACCCCAAATCTGAGGACTTCCCTGAACGTATGAAGGTCCTTGTTAGTGGCCCGGTGGGAGACTATAATGTTAATGGAGAGGAGACTGCAGCTGTGGAAATGTCATCAACAAAGTAG